In one Lysobacter alkalisoli genomic region, the following are encoded:
- a CDS encoding TonB-dependent receptor family protein, with protein MLASVSGLPLSLQAQSVDDAATLDTVRVLGETRPLSAFPGAVTVVEGEALHRGQQQVSLAEPLARVPGIAVLDRHNYAQDLQIQSRGFGARSTFGVRGLRLLVDGIPATAADGQGQAATFPLGSLDRIEILRGPLALQYGNAAGGVIVGHTDLSLDPRTGVEAWMDDNDSWRLAARAGGGDQTLRWRVGGSRFDSDGYRPHSAAERMQGEVVAEWMPRTDQRLRLVANSLVQPWTEDPLGLTREDWELDPHATAPAALLFNTRKKIDNHQFGLRWERDTTAGGSWVGGHAIDRDIVQFLAIPEGAQQAPGSGGGVIDVARRSYGFDAGHRWRWQATSLAVGVEVSRLDEAREGYENFVVAPDGEVVRGVRGRPRRDEDNRIETREVYAIADRRFAGDWTVLGGARLAWMDFVSVDHYVAPGNGDDSGRLDYREHALSLGASRAFAGGGSDDETFNGEVFASFGRGFETPTVTELAYRPDGSAGFNTALVPARYHSGELGLRWRVAGHEATATAYRVEGEDEIVPAQSQGGRASFANAGRTRRNGVELSLAGDFGGHWSYALVGNWVDARFIRDFSYAIVRGTDAETRTVPAGNRVPGIARASGFGELAWRRADDRLGAAMEAHVAAAVPVDDLNSDSAPGQARLALRFDWQASGGWHGFARIDNLFDRDYIGSVIVNEGNGRFFEPGPGRTFTLGLGWQMH; from the coding sequence ATGCTCGCTTCCGTTTCCGGACTTCCGTTGTCGTTGCAGGCACAGTCCGTCGATGACGCGGCCACTCTCGATACGGTCCGGGTGCTCGGCGAGACTCGACCCTTGTCGGCGTTTCCGGGCGCGGTGACCGTGGTCGAAGGTGAAGCGCTGCATCGCGGCCAGCAGCAGGTCAGCCTGGCCGAGCCGCTGGCGCGGGTGCCGGGTATCGCCGTACTCGACCGCCACAATTACGCGCAGGACTTGCAGATCCAGAGTCGCGGTTTCGGTGCGCGCTCCACTTTCGGCGTGCGCGGACTGCGGTTGCTGGTCGACGGTATCCCGGCGACCGCCGCGGACGGGCAGGGGCAGGCGGCCACCTTCCCGCTCGGCAGCCTCGACCGCATCGAGATCCTGCGCGGACCGCTGGCGTTGCAGTACGGCAACGCGGCCGGGGGCGTGATCGTCGGCCATACCGACCTCTCGCTCGATCCGAGGACGGGTGTCGAAGCATGGATGGACGACAACGATAGCTGGCGACTTGCGGCGCGGGCCGGTGGCGGCGACCAGACCCTGCGCTGGCGCGTCGGCGGCAGCCGGTTCGATAGCGATGGCTACCGTCCGCATAGCGCGGCCGAGCGCATGCAGGGGGAGGTCGTTGCCGAATGGATGCCGCGCACGGACCAGCGCCTGCGCCTGGTCGCCAACAGCCTGGTCCAGCCCTGGACTGAGGATCCGCTCGGCCTGACCCGCGAGGACTGGGAGCTCGATCCACACGCTACCGCTCCCGCCGCGTTGCTGTTCAATACCCGCAAGAAGATCGACAACCACCAGTTCGGCCTGCGTTGGGAGCGCGATACCACCGCTGGCGGCAGTTGGGTGGGCGGCCATGCGATCGATCGCGACATCGTCCAGTTCCTCGCAATCCCCGAGGGCGCGCAGCAGGCTCCGGGCAGTGGCGGTGGCGTCATCGACGTGGCGCGCCGCTCGTACGGCTTCGATGCGGGGCATCGCTGGCGCTGGCAGGCGACGTCGTTGGCGGTCGGTGTCGAGGTTTCGCGCCTGGACGAGGCGCGCGAGGGCTACGAGAACTTCGTGGTTGCGCCCGATGGCGAGGTCGTGCGCGGTGTGCGTGGCCGTCCGCGCCGCGACGAGGACAACAGGATCGAGACGCGCGAGGTGTACGCGATCGCGGACCGTCGCTTCGCCGGCGACTGGACCGTGCTGGGCGGTGCGCGGCTGGCGTGGATGGATTTCGTATCGGTCGACCACTACGTGGCGCCCGGCAATGGCGACGACAGCGGGCGCCTGGACTATCGCGAGCATGCGTTATCGCTGGGCGCATCGCGCGCGTTCGCCGGCGGGGGATCGGATGACGAGACCTTCAATGGCGAGGTCTTTGCCAGCTTCGGTCGTGGATTCGAGACTCCCACGGTCACTGAACTCGCCTATCGGCCCGATGGCAGCGCCGGGTTCAACACCGCGCTGGTGCCGGCCCGCTACCACTCGGGCGAGCTGGGCCTGCGCTGGCGCGTTGCCGGGCACGAGGCCACCGCCACCGCATACCGCGTGGAAGGCGAGGACGAGATCGTGCCTGCGCAGAGTCAGGGCGGGCGTGCCAGCTTCGCCAACGCCGGGCGTACCCGTCGCAACGGGGTCGAACTGAGCCTGGCCGGGGACTTCGGCGGCCACTGGTCGTATGCCCTGGTCGGCAACTGGGTGGATGCGCGCTTCATCCGCGACTTCAGCTACGCGATCGTTCGTGGAACCGACGCCGAGACGCGTACCGTGCCCGCCGGCAACCGGGTCCCGGGCATTGCACGCGCGTCGGGTTTCGGCGAACTGGCCTGGCGGCGCGCGGACGACCGCCTCGGCGCGGCGATGGAAGCCCATGTCGCCGCCGCGGTGCCGGTCGACGACCTCAACAGCGACAGTGCACCCGGCCAGGCGAGGCTGGCGCTGCGTTTCGACTGGCAGGCCAGCGGCGGATGGCACGGCTTCGCCCGCATCGACAATCTGTTCGATCGCGACTACATCGGTTCGGTGATCGTCAACGAGGGCAACGGCCGCTTCTTCGAGCCCGGACCGGGACGCACGTTCACGCTTGGGCTTGGCTGGCAGATGCATTGA